From one Rosa rugosa chromosome 4, drRosRugo1.1, whole genome shotgun sequence genomic stretch:
- the LOC133743679 gene encoding protein WUSCHEL-like: MEPQTQQPTEDGGSNKAAGSSANMFCRRSSTRWTPTTDQIRIIKELYYNKGVRSPNAEQVQRIYLQLKRYGKIKCKNVFYWFANYKAWEKQRKRSTSDVHVPMQRLGPVGNGTNWKPEDQYINFGSSASASASSAGVIAFNGQMGNYSGYGSMNMEIETLPLFPMHGEDIFGNMKTTSD, encoded by the coding sequence atggaaccacaaacccagcaaccaaccgaggatggaggaagcaacaaagcagccgggagtagtgctaacatgttTTGTAGGCGGAGCAGTaccaggtggactcccactacagatcagataagaatcatCAAGGAGCTTTActacaacaagggagttaggtccccaaatGCAGAGCAAGTTCagaggatctatctccagctgaaacGGTACGGAAAGATCAAGTGCAAGAACGTCTTTTACTGGTTTGCGAACTACAAGGCTTGGGAGAAGCAGaggaagaggtccacttcggatgttcatgtgcccatgcaaagattaGGGCCTGTTGgtaatggtaccaattggaaacctgaggatcagtatattaacttcggatcttctgcatctgcttctgcttcttcagctggtgtgattgcttttaacgggcaaaTGGGGAACTATAGTGGTTATGGAtccatgaacatggagattgaaacccttcctctgttccccatgcacggTGAAGACAtttttggcaacatgaagactacttccgat